CGACAGGAAGGCCATTAACATAAAAATTTTGGCGGCGAGGTCCAGATTCAGGTGCTGTGCCGGCCAGATCAGCAAAGCGGCCACGCCACCCAAGACGATTTCCATCACCACAAGCCAACGCTTTTTGTCCGCGAAAAGATCGATCAAGGGGCTCCAGAACAGTTTTAAATTCCAGGGAAGCCCGAAAAACGAGAGCAATCCGATAACCTGCAAGCTGGCGCCTGCATAGGTAAAAAACTGTACGGACACCTGTTGCACCAGCGAATAGGGCAACCCTTCCGCGTAATAGGTGCTGGAAATCCATCTGAATGTCTTAAATTTTTTCCGCAATGTTCATCCAGATATAAAAAACCCCCGCAAAGCGGGGGGTTAGACGACCAAAAGAAGTCCACTAATTAGATTTTGGGGGAGCGACAGGCCTTTGCGCTAACACCCATGAAACCAATTCCTCGGCTTCCACGGGAGTCACGCTCTGCGCCGGCATAGGCATGGAACCCCATACTCCGGACACGCCGTGCTCAATAGCGTACTTTAACGTTGCTACCGCCTTGGGATCGCGCTGATAGCGGTAGGCGACCCAAGCAAAAGCGGGCCCGAGGACTTTGGTATCTACCTGATGACAGGAGAAACAGCCCTTGGCTTCCGCCAGCGACCGCGCCGTGGTCAACACCTCAACAAGGTGCTTATCTCCTTTTCGCTCGTCAAGCCCAGGCGGCGCCACACTTCCACCATGCCCATCAGTCCGGGCAGTTCCAGAACTCTGCCTGCTGTCCGCCACCGGACTGCCCGTAGAACTACCAACCTGCGCAGTAGCAGATCCGTCCTTCCTGGCACAAGCGGTGGCGAGACTGATGACGCCGACTAGCATCAGAAAACGCACAACTGGCTTCATACCAAACTCACCAATGTAGCGCGCTCCCGATGTCCAGCTTTGAACGAGCCCGTATAGACCTGTGGAGTGCCGAATCAGCTCGCGGAAGAAGTGTCGCTGCTGGTAGCGCTGGCACTAGGTGCTGCGGATTCCATTGGTGCCATGGCGCTGCTGCCGGTATTGTCGGTGGCCGCAGGAGCGGCAGACTCGGTGGTGGTGGTCGCCGGGGCAGCAGACTCAGTGGCGCTGCTGCTAGATGCAGTAGTGGACTCTTCCTTCTTGGCGCAAGCTGAGGCAAGCGCGATGGCGCCTGCAACAAGAATGATCCGGGCAACAGGCTTGATCTTGGCAATATCCAACATGTTTTAACTCTCCTTACGTAGGTTTTACAGGATGACCGCGTCAGTAGCTAAATGGTATAGCGCAAATGACTTCATAATGGTAGCACTAATTTCCCTTGTGCCAAACAGTTCCCAGCACCCTACCGGCAGAGGAGAAGATCAGCATCGTACACCCTCGACGGTACCCGGCAGGTACGGCATGGTTTGCTTCGCCCCCGGATTCTATAATCCGGTTGTATAACAGGATATGCGGGTATACTATAATGCGGTGAACATGGATTTGCCAAGGAGTACATTGCTATGCCACTTACCTCTTCCCATGCTGACTTCGAGGCATTGCGCCCCGTCAAGCTGCAAACCATCCGGGACGTGATTCGGCCGGAACGCTACCAGCGATCAACAGGCATCGCCCTCGCGTGGTACATGTTTGACGCAATTTTCTACCTCTCCGCCATCACCGGCGCCCTTCTCGCTGGGCCTTGGTGGCTCAAGCTGTTATTTGGACTCCTTGCGGGGTCGGCGGTGGCATCCATGTTCGTCTGGGCACACGACGCAGCGCACGGCGCCCTCTTCCAGAGCAAGCGCACTGCCGAAATCCTGGGCACCATTTTCATGCTGCCGTCGCTGAACATGTACCGCCTCTGGGCCTTTGGGCACAATCGGGTGCATCATGGCTTTACCAGCCTGAGCACCATCGACTGGGTATGGCGCCCCTGGACTCCGCAGGAGTACAGAAGCAAAACGGTCTGGCAGAAGATGATCTATCGGTTGGAACGCAGCCCTTATACTTGCGCGCTGCACTACTTGTTGCGGATCTGGTGGCCGGGCATGGTCCGTTTCAAAGTAGACGCCAAAAACAAAGATCGTTGGCCATTTTTCTATAGCAAGATGATAACGCTGGTGTTTTTTATAAGTTTTTCCGCGTTGGCATACTGGATATCCGGTCCAATGGGCATCATAGCCGCCGTTATACTGCCTTTCCTGGTATTCAACTATTACATCGCGCTGTTTGTCTTTCTCCACCACACGCACCCCAACGTGCCATTTTTCTCGGAAAAAGAGGAATGGAGCCAGAGTATTGGCCAGCTTTATTGCAGCATAATCGTCCGTTGCTCCAAGGTCAGCGAGTACCTGATCCATAACATCCTGATCCACACACCGCACCACGTTGACCCACGGATACCCTTCTATCGCCTGAAGGGGGCTTACGAAGATTTACGTGCGGAGTACGGCCAGTACATTCATGAAACGCGTTTCGGCTTTTTTGAGATTCGGCGTATCTTCAAGGAATGCAAGTTATATGACTACGAGGGAAAATCCTGGTTGAGTTTCCGGTCCAGCCGTAGCTGGATCGAAGAGAAGGCCGCTGACATCGCCGCCTCCGCGACCTCCTCCGTATATCAGCCTGGAAAAACCGCACACTGAATAGGACGCCCTTGATGGCGTGTCTTGGTTCTGTGTGCTGGTCGACACCTCCCGGTTATAGCTCGTCTTCCGAGCGTTCCGGGAGGTGTTTTTCCTGTACCGGAGACGGTGTATGAAGTGCCTGGAGGTGCAGGATTTTCATAAGTCGTTCCACCAATGGGTATAAAAGCACTGCAGATACCGCCAGGTAGACCACCCCTGAGTATAAGGCATAGGCGCTGGCGAAGAGTTTCGCGCCGGTACCATGCAAACTGGCAACGGGCCCCATACCGCTCAGAATCATGCTCGCATTGAGCAGGCTATTGATCCAGTCGATATGCGCCAACAGATGATAGCCCAGCATGCCCATTCCCAGTGAAAGCAGCATAAAACCCAGGGCAGCACCGGCATAGCGTAATTGTCGCCACAAAAACTCCGTCCGGCTAAGCAGGTGCAGTGGTTGATGCGCGCGTCTATTCATGGAGCTACCCCGGTTTCTAAAAATGTCGGGCTGTCAGCCGTAGTACTGGCGATACCAGGTTACAAAGCGCTGGAGGCCTGCCCGTAAAGGGGTGTCCGGGGCAAATCCCACGCTCTCCTGTAACGCGGTAACGTCGGCATAGGTAGCCACCACGTCACCATCCTGCATGGGAAGCCATTCAATTTGCGCGGACTTACCGAGGCACTCCTCCAGAATGTGGATAAAGTCCGTGAGTGCAACGGGTGTGTGGTTGCCGATATTCTGAATGCAGAAGGGGGCGGCACTGCTTGCAGGGTCTTCCGGCCAGATATCCTGCGCTTCTGGCGCATGTGGAATGAGCCGCGCCACCCCTTCGATGACGTCATCAATATAAGTGTAATCGCGCTGCATCTGGCCGTGGTTGAATACGGGGATGGGCTGCCCGGCCAGGATTTTCTGCGTAAAACTGAAATAGGCCATATCGGGACGCCCCCAAGGGCCATAGACTGTAAAAAACCGCAATCCAGTACTGGGAATACCATAAAGATGAGCGTAGCTGTGCGCCATGAGCTCACCCGCTCGCTTGGTGGCCGCATAAAGGCTGACCGGATGATCTACCGGGTCGTGGACACTGTAAGGCAAACGATTGTTGGCACCGTACACCGAACTGGAAGAAGCGAAAAGCAGATGACCGACACCTTGCGCCCGGCAGCCCTCCAGCACATTCAGAAAACCAACGACATTACTGTCCACGTAACTGTGCGGTGCTTTCAGGGAGTGCCGCACCCCTGCCTGAGCCGCGAGGTTGACGACGGCATCAAAGTGGGGGCCTGCGAAAAGCGTCTGCATACCCTCGCGATCGGCCAGATCCAGAGGTTGAAACTGGAAGGCTGGGTGTCCCTCCAGTTGCGCCAGACGGCCGCGTTTCAGGCCGGGATCGTAGTAATCATTGAGGTTGTCTATCGCGCTGACAACCCATCCATCGGCCAACAGACGACGCGCCAGATGAAAACCCACAAAACCCGCAGCGCCGGTAATTAGTATTCTGCCTTCCATCAGGTCGCCCGTTCCGTGAGCCATTGCACATAGCGATCCACCCCCTGTCCCACAGTCAGAAAGGGTTTGTCATATCCTGCATCACGCAGTTTGCTGATTTCCGCCTGGGTGAAGCTCTGGTACTTACCATTCAGGGCTTCGGGCATGTTGACATAACGAATGGTCTGCGTTTTCTGCAGTGCGGGCAAGGTTAGTGTCGCGCGGTTTGCACGGCGCTCCAGGCTATTGATGACGGCGACCGCCATCTCGTTGAAACTCTGCGCCTGTCCTGTGCCTACATTGTAAATTCCGCTGTGCGGGTGATCCAGGAAATGCATATTGACGGAAACCACATCGTCTATATATATGAAATCACGCCGTTGTTCACCATCGGCATAGCTGCCAGACCCGGCAAACAGGCGAACATGGTTGTCCAGCCGATATTGGTTATAAAAATGCAGCGCTACTGAGGCCATGCGGTTTTTGTGAAACTCGCGTGGACCGTAGACGTTAAAGTAACGAAAGCCATGTACCGGCGCCCGCAAATCCGTCCAGATCTGCCGGAGATACTGGTCGAACTGAAATTTGCTGAATCCGTAGATGTTGAGGGGCGATTCGGCGTAGCGCTCCTCGACAAAGATACCAGTCATACCGTAGACCGAGGCACTGGAGGCGTATAGGAACGGAACGTCATGATGTTGGCACCAATGCAGCAGTATTTTGCTGAAAGTGAAGTTGTTTTCCATAACATAACGGCCATCCGTCGCCATCGTATCGGAGCATGCGCCTTCATGGAAAACGGCGTCGACACCCTTCAGATGCTTGTTCTCTATCAGCCGAAGAAAAGCCTCTGCCTCCATGTAGTCGGCAATTTCCAGATCGGTGAGATTGAGAAACTTGTCGGCGCGGCTCAGATGGTCGACGACGAGAATATCCGTAATGCCCCGTTGATTGAGGGCCTGCACGAGATTGGCGCCGATAAAACCGGCCCCGCCAGTGACGATATACATGCGTACTCCTCCTTTTGCGGCTATGATAACAGAAAGCAGGCACCTTCCTATAAGGTGCCATCACCCTGCTCTTTCCCCAGGCTCACACCTGCCCTAT
This sequence is a window from Acidithiobacillus ferridurans. Protein-coding genes within it:
- a CDS encoding c-type cytochrome; protein product: MKPVVRFLMLVGVISLATACARKDGSATAQVGSSTGSPVADSRQSSGTARTDGHGGSVAPPGLDERKGDKHLVEVLTTARSLAEAKGCFSCHQVDTKVLGPAFAWVAYRYQRDPKAVATLKYAIEHGVSGVWGSMPMPAQSVTPVEAEELVSWVLAQRPVAPPKSN
- a CDS encoding fatty acid desaturase, encoding MPLTSSHADFEALRPVKLQTIRDVIRPERYQRSTGIALAWYMFDAIFYLSAITGALLAGPWWLKLLFGLLAGSAVASMFVWAHDAAHGALFQSKRTAEILGTIFMLPSLNMYRLWAFGHNRVHHGFTSLSTIDWVWRPWTPQEYRSKTVWQKMIYRLERSPYTCALHYLLRIWWPGMVRFKVDAKNKDRWPFFYSKMITLVFFISFSALAYWISGPMGIIAAVILPFLVFNYYIALFVFLHHTHPNVPFFSEKEEWSQSIGQLYCSIIVRCSKVSEYLIHNILIHTPHHVDPRIPFYRLKGAYEDLRAEYGQYIHETRFGFFEIRRIFKECKLYDYEGKSWLSFRSSRSWIEEKAADIAASATSSVYQPGKTAH
- a CDS encoding NAD-dependent epimerase is translated as MEGRILITGAAGFVGFHLARRLLADGWVVSAIDNLNDYYDPGLKRGRLAQLEGHPAFQFQPLDLADREGMQTLFAGPHFDAVVNLAAQAGVRHSLKAPHSYVDSNVVGFLNVLEGCRAQGVGHLLFASSSSVYGANNRLPYSVHDPVDHPVSLYAATKRAGELMAHSYAHLYGIPSTGLRFFTVYGPWGRPDMAYFSFTQKILAGQPIPVFNHGQMQRDYTYIDDVIEGVARLIPHAPEAQDIWPEDPASSAAPFCIQNIGNHTPVALTDFIHILEECLGKSAQIEWLPMQDGDVVATYADVTALQESVGFAPDTPLRAGLQRFVTWYRQYYG
- the rfaD gene encoding ADP-glyceromanno-heptose 6-epimerase — encoded protein: MYIVTGGAGFIGANLVQALNQRGITDILVVDHLSRADKFLNLTDLEIADYMEAEAFLRLIENKHLKGVDAVFHEGACSDTMATDGRYVMENNFTFSKILLHWCQHHDVPFLYASSASVYGMTGIFVEERYAESPLNIYGFSKFQFDQYLRQIWTDLRAPVHGFRYFNVYGPREFHKNRMASVALHFYNQYRLDNHVRLFAGSGSYADGEQRRDFIYIDDVVSVNMHFLDHPHSGIYNVGTGQAQSFNEMAVAVINSLERRANRATLTLPALQKTQTIRYVNMPEALNGKYQSFTQAEISKLRDAGYDKPFLTVGQGVDRYVQWLTERAT